The bacterium genome includes the window CCAGGCTGCGGGGACGGTTGCGCAGGCGGTCATATTCGCGTTGCAGTTGTTGGCGTTTGGAGCTGATGTCGCGGCTGTCTCGTTCCGATTCCAATCCAATCAGTGAATCACCGGCCTGCGGCATACCGTCAAAGCCCAGCACCTGCACCGGCGTAGAGGGGCCGGCGGACTTGACCTTGCGGCCGCGCTCGTCGAACATGGAGCGGACTTTGCCCGAATAAGCGCCGGCGACAAATGGGTCGCCGATCTTCAAAGTTCCATTCTGCACCAGAACCGTAGCCATCACGCCTTTGCCTCGATCCAATCGGGATTCGATGACTACCCCTTTGGCCTTGCGGTTGGGATTGGCCTTGAGATTGAGCATTTCAGCTTCCAGCAGAATCAATTCCAGCAATTGTTCACAGTTCTGGCCGTTCTTGGCGGAGATCTCCACAGACTGATAACGACCGCCGTACCTTTCCACCAGCACGCCGTGGTTAGCCAGCTGCATGCGAATAGCTTCCGGGTTGGCGCCAGGCTTATCTATCTTGTTAATCGCCACCACGATGGGAACGTTGGCCGCCTTGGCATGGCTGATCGCCTCGATGGTCTGCGGCATGACGCTGTCATCAGCCGCCACCACCAGGATGACGATATCAGTGACCTGAGCGCCGCGGGCGCGCATGGCGGTGAAAGCCTCGTGGCCCGGCGTATCCAGAAAGGTAATCGCCTTGTTGTTGACCACCACTTCATACGCGCCGATGTGCTGGGTGATGCCGCCCGCCTCACCGGCGATGATGTTGCTTTTACGGATATAATCCAACAGAGAGGTCTTGCCGTGATCCACGTGACCCATGATCGTCACCACCGGTGGCCGCGGCAACAGGTCCTCCTCGCGGTCCGCTTCATCGTTGAGGGTTTCGAGCAGTTCCTGATCCATGTCCTGCAGCTTTTCCACGCCATAGCCGTACTCGGAGGCCAGCAGCGTGATCGTGTCCATATCCAATCGTTGGTTGATGGAGACCATCATTCCATATTCGATGCACTTTTTGATCAGGTCGGAGGGTTCCACCTCCATCAATTTGCCCAATTCGGCCACGGACATGAACTCGCTGACGCGGATGACGGAAACCTCTTCGACCTCGGTTTCGCCTTCATCGTGAGAGCGCCGTTTCTTCTTTTTGACCTTGCCCGCCTCTTCCAGCGAGGCCATGGTTTGACGGATGGAGGCCTGAATCTCCTCCTCATTGAACGTATGTTTCTTTTTCTTCTTGACGCGTTTGTGCTTTTTATCGATAACAGCTGGAGCTACTTCTTCGTCGACTTTCTTTTTCTTTTTCCGTTTTCGTTTTTTCCGTTTGTCCGCCTGCACCTCTTCGCCTGATGGCACCGACTCAATCCCTGCGATCGCCGAAGGCATGGAGGGCTTGGGCCTTGGGATTGGAATCAATACCTCCTCTTTAGGCACCCCGGCGCGCGCCTTGCCCTTCTCGCGCTCCTTTTCCCTTTCTTTTTCGCGCTTCTTTTCTTTCTCCTTGGCAGTGGGTTCGGTGGGCGGAATTTCAACGATCTTAACCCGTTTGCTCGGGCGCTTGATCATCACCTCCGGTTTTTCAGCCGCCTCACCCATCTTGGCGGCAGTCTCCGCTTGTTTGGCCGCAGCGATCCGGGCCTCTTTTTCCTGCTCCGCCTCCTCCAGCCGGGTGGCCGCCTCACGCCGTTTCTTCATGGCGGGTATCTCTTTGGCGTACTCTTGCGCCACGCGCAAACGCCGCTCCAGATCGATGGCCGCTTCCTTCTTTTTCGCTTCTTCAGCCACCTTTTTATCGCGCAGTCGTTTACGAAATTCATGCTCCTCGTCCGCAGCGACCGCTTTCTCGCCATACTTTTCCGCCACCTGCTGCAGTGCCTCGTCGGCGACCGTACTCATCTGGTTGCGGATGTCATAGCCCAGTTTGGTGAGAAAGGCGATGAGCGCTTCGTTCGAGATGTTGTACTCTCTGGCGACTTGAAATACCCTTTTCTTGGGGGACAAAGTCTGTTACTCCCGATTAATCACGACCTGCCAACGTACTGTTGGAGAGTTCTCCAAACATATTATTGATTATGCAACTGCAAAATATTCCTGATTTTTTCCAGAGTCTTTTCGCCGATGCCGGGAATCTCCAGCAGCGTCTCATCCGTCGCGTCCTGAACATCGCGGATCGAATGGAGTCCAGCCTCGATGAGCAGGGTCTTTAATTTTTCGCTCAACCCATCGACATCCTCCAATGATTTGTTGGCCTCCCGCTCCTGGGCCATCATTTTCTGATAGTCCTCTTCCCGAATCGTCTGGATGTCGTAGGAGGTCAGCTTGCTGGCCAGACGACGATTCTGACCGCCTTTGCCGATGGCCAACGAGATTTGTTCATCGTCCAGCACCGCGATCACGCGCTTCTCGTCCTCGTAAATCAGAATGCGGCTGGGTTTGGCCGGACTGAGCGCGCGGGTGATAAAGATCTCGGGTTCATTGCTGAAATTGATGATGTCGATCTTTTCGTTGTTCAACTCTTTGACGATGGACTGAATGCGCATGCCCTTCATACCGACACACGCGCCGACGGCATCGATCCGTTTGTCGTGGGAGAAGACGGCGATCTTGGTCCGTTCCCCTGGTTCGCGGGCGATGCCTTTGATCTCAATGATGCCCTCATAGATCTCGGGCACCTCCAGCTCAAACAGGCGGATGATGAACATGGGATCGCTGCGCGAAACAATGATCTCAGGTCCGCGGGAGGTCCAGCGGACATCC containing:
- the nusA gene encoding transcription termination factor NusA, which translates into the protein MKNEIVEAFSLLAKEKNIDKEILSRILQEIFLNMLRKKYGQNGNYSIFINMEKGEIEIYQSKLIVEQVANDVTEIDLETARRAEPDLELGDEFLEIIDPSTFGRRLIISAKQNLNQRIKEIEKELIFEEFKNRIGEIIIGDIRQVNREEIFINVDRTELSLPKSEQIKEEKYRRGDSLRAVIKDVRWTSRGPEIIVSRSDPMFIIRLFELEVPEIYEGIIEIKGIAREPGERTKIAVFSHDKRIDAVGACVGMKGMRIQSIVKELNNEKIDIINFSNEPEIFITRALSPAKPSRILIYEDEKRVIAVLDDEQISLAIGKGGQNRRLASKLTSYDIQTIREEDYQKMMAQEREANKSLEDVDGLSEKLKTLLIEAGLHSIRDVQDATDETLLEIPGIGEKTLEKIRNILQLHNQ
- the infB gene encoding translation initiation factor IF-2 is translated as MSPKKRVFQVAREYNISNEALIAFLTKLGYDIRNQMSTVADEALQQVAEKYGEKAVAADEEHEFRKRLRDKKVAEEAKKKEAAIDLERRLRVAQEYAKEIPAMKKRREAATRLEEAEQEKEARIAAAKQAETAAKMGEAAEKPEVMIKRPSKRVKIVEIPPTEPTAKEKEKKREKEREKEREKGKARAGVPKEEVLIPIPRPKPSMPSAIAGIESVPSGEEVQADKRKKRKRKKKKKVDEEVAPAVIDKKHKRVKKKKKHTFNEEEIQASIRQTMASLEEAGKVKKKKRRSHDEGETEVEEVSVIRVSEFMSVAELGKLMEVEPSDLIKKCIEYGMMVSINQRLDMDTITLLASEYGYGVEKLQDMDQELLETLNDEADREEDLLPRPPVVTIMGHVDHGKTSLLDYIRKSNIIAGEAGGITQHIGAYEVVVNNKAITFLDTPGHEAFTAMRARGAQVTDIVILVVAADDSVMPQTIEAISHAKAANVPIVVAINKIDKPGANPEAIRMQLANHGVLVERYGGRYQSVEISAKNGQNCEQLLELILLEAEMLNLKANPNRKAKGVVIESRLDRGKGVMATVLVQNGTLKIGDPFVAGAYSGKVRSMFDERGRKVKSAGPSTPVQVLGFDGMPQAGDSLIGLESERDSRDISSKRQQLQREYDRLRNRPRSL